The following are encoded in a window of Nitrospira sp. genomic DNA:
- a CDS encoding DUF1353 domain-containing protein produces MTIETLLGLLNDRFTGFHTLWSFYISVSGALLAYVASTFTTAAASGVRIILIVAFAMFAAVNANALLDVRDQRENLASLANIRVASDLGAGLIKEPEAVVLRQFISKGEPHSFVRVLTFHVVSDLLVILVVWYVPGALARTKRALALSQTPVVPRNRRYLDPALISRDEPGNVWILGKNFPITTSMGTLIIPEGFRFDLASIPRAFWWLLAPFELSVAAPLVHDYLYSHAGKPSVPVSLSNESLPPPIRKSLSRADVDLLFLEIMKDEGVSFWRRYPAYAAVRVFGELSWAS; encoded by the coding sequence ATGACAATCGAGACTCTATTAGGTCTTCTGAACGATCGCTTTACAGGCTTTCACACCTTATGGTCGTTCTACATTTCAGTATCTGGTGCTCTATTGGCGTATGTCGCCTCCACCTTCACCACGGCAGCGGCGAGCGGCGTTCGTATCATTCTGATCGTCGCATTCGCCATGTTCGCGGCAGTAAACGCGAACGCTCTACTTGACGTCCGAGACCAACGAGAGAATCTGGCGTCACTGGCAAACATAAGGGTTGCTTCTGACTTAGGAGCCGGGCTTATCAAGGAGCCCGAAGCGGTAGTGCTTCGGCAATTCATATCGAAGGGAGAGCCTCACTCCTTTGTCCGTGTGCTGACGTTCCATGTCGTTTCCGATTTACTTGTCATATTGGTTGTCTGGTACGTCCCTGGGGCACTCGCCCGAACGAAACGCGCACTCGCACTGAGTCAAACTCCAGTTGTTCCGCGTAATCGGCGTTATCTTGACCCAGCCCTCATATCCCGTGACGAGCCTGGGAACGTGTGGATTCTCGGCAAGAATTTTCCGATTACGACATCAATGGGTACCCTGATCATTCCCGAAGGGTTCAGGTTCGACCTCGCCTCCATACCCCGCGCATTTTGGTGGTTGCTCGCTCCGTTTGAACTCTCAGTGGCCGCACCATTAGTACACGACTATCTGTATTCCCATGCTGGCAAGCCAAGCGTTCCTGTTTCCCTATCAAACGAGAGCCTTCCTCCCCCGATTAGAAAGTCGCTATCCCGTGCCGACGTTGACCTTCTCTTTCTGGAAATTATGAAGGATGAGGGTGTTTCGTTCTGGCGCAGGTATCCAGCCTATGCGGCTGTTCGAGTATTTGGTGAACTCTCATGGGCTTCGTAA
- a CDS encoding tetratricopeptide repeat protein has translation MTPHAARLASPKASPPEAAPAVWDADLLTNIQALYDQGLFVQALATGTPLGPLHTWPGPDARILAGRLASQLSAERVSAAIFLRLWRAHPSSAEAAYFLAPTLMARRGPLAALELFEHSTLIEAESSVRWDATAFMAYLYAQYRDFERAERLMDTALKHSDTSWMWTERAVIYELEDRYEEALDAARRAYALTPHLPAAVLCLAHVLTLVGLDEDSIETLRRALMTIESPRIAASLTELHIERGHYTSALDTLNRFEQLAVVKDKGTVAWLSGRRSDVYQLLGDRRAALTYAHLAKVPFYEEVANNLDRAESAMRRVLLPVGFVRQHHMTCAPATLAAISRYWKKPADHLTVAEAICYDGTPHHSERHWAVTNGWVAREFTVTWDSACALIDAGIPFTLTTPYPGGSHLQAVIGYDAPRGVLLIRDPYERVSREFAQMSFFRTHAATGPRGMALVPYEERERLDLLLLPEADLHDLQHQVQQALSRHDRAVAVASCEELLRRAPEHRITLNVQRSLANYDGQPEEELELIERLLKLAPTEINLRLYKSELLRRVADRSTYLAYLEAQTTGSSPHALFTLRYAQALLDDGRTRAEATRLVEALLRKWNSAEGLSTLADAHWYSGGYPKAVNLYRLAATMESTYEGHATTYFRASRTVREEETALTFLRDRVSRYGTLSPQPAITLFHCLSDLHRTQEAMGVRDQALDAHPEDGALLLMAARSALDTGDSAQAGSFLQRARACCRQTEWVHTAAQIQEHQGDLAGARSLWKELVTSEPFDLKAQRALVRLTADLEGRATAISYLRAVVSWFPHHQGLNELLAEWLDEAPLSEQEAALCQLLTISPTNAWGRRQLAMTLAQQGRFDEARAESQQAYELAPDVVPWYSTRGYIELLAGQLVDAQAHFRAALRRSIDSDYALTKLIEACSTRDERRDALRFVVEEFTRQVIVGDSLLTFQQAARGTFEPDELTEMLEDARRVRPDLWQTWVACIRQHLDRQQYDSAHDLCLQAIAKFPLLPRVHVELAEVAKRMGDRLAERTALHEALRLNPAWGAATTKLAESFEADGDFNASRACLERAIRHAPTEGVLHGYLGSTLWRLEAREEAITHIQQAVRLYIGYDWAWDRLGDYCATVERPHVPLELARGLAAERPGEPLAWMAVARVTEDVEEKLAALERAIHLAPFTLAAHLVKVETLIAEQRYEDALMALRTTAWGARPPVALRIKEPSVLAARGDKEAALATLQDILCEEPDYAPGWEVLADWQAEREDYPAYLEAARALHRLDPDSPYALGYLAHALLNAEPETDVRPYLRRALQLKSDYVYGAQLLFDLELQAKAYEAADAVLTTLRTHVNSAETRLRGLRLALACGQREEIFQVFENLWSTEDDIEIYREALELLDSAGWRHETTAALERLVLEPTVNPVVGTLWVERRDLMLLTLQRFRGFDRVLHNGAAGQLAAQAMLQRFADSDASSAVQRLLRHHGSTLARDETTHGLMAYALIMTNASRDVVQWFGDWRQRSGSPAWAFLNLACAFRDMGQYEDAHNVSRHALSLKEDHTFPEHRTWLAYDAARDGDYGQAQALLALIEGKSVSRYYQFVIAAARFHLVAGTQTGNGHRRELKSAYREVRRAWRWRYISLKALLQIRWHACKTYQRVRFR, from the coding sequence ATGACTCCTCACGCTGCCCGATTGGCCTCTCCCAAGGCGAGTCCTCCAGAGGCTGCTCCAGCGGTGTGGGATGCGGATCTCCTCACGAACATCCAAGCACTCTATGACCAGGGCTTGTTCGTCCAAGCTCTAGCTACCGGGACTCCCCTGGGCCCCTTGCACACCTGGCCGGGCCCTGACGCTCGGATTCTCGCTGGGCGGCTGGCTTCGCAACTCTCTGCCGAACGAGTGAGTGCGGCGATCTTCCTCCGCCTGTGGAGAGCTCACCCCTCAAGTGCAGAAGCGGCGTATTTCCTGGCGCCGACCCTGATGGCACGGCGAGGACCCCTCGCGGCACTGGAGCTGTTCGAGCACAGCACTCTCATCGAGGCCGAGTCTTCGGTGCGCTGGGACGCGACGGCGTTCATGGCCTATCTGTACGCGCAGTACCGCGACTTCGAGCGAGCTGAACGTCTCATGGATACGGCCCTGAAGCACAGCGATACGTCTTGGATGTGGACCGAACGCGCCGTCATCTACGAACTCGAAGATCGATATGAAGAGGCGTTGGATGCTGCCCGGCGCGCCTATGCCCTCACACCGCATCTCCCCGCCGCCGTTCTGTGTCTGGCTCACGTCCTGACTCTTGTCGGGCTGGATGAGGATTCGATCGAGACCTTGCGCCGTGCGCTGATGACGATCGAGAGTCCTCGGATCGCGGCGTCCTTAACCGAGCTGCACATAGAACGGGGGCACTATACGAGTGCTCTCGACACACTCAACCGGTTCGAGCAATTGGCCGTGGTGAAGGACAAAGGGACCGTCGCGTGGCTCTCCGGTCGACGCAGTGACGTCTATCAATTACTGGGGGATCGGCGGGCCGCGCTGACGTATGCGCATCTTGCCAAGGTTCCTTTCTATGAAGAGGTCGCCAACAATCTCGATCGGGCGGAGTCGGCGATGAGGCGTGTACTATTGCCGGTCGGCTTCGTCCGTCAGCACCACATGACCTGTGCGCCCGCCACACTCGCCGCCATCAGTCGCTACTGGAAGAAGCCGGCGGATCACCTCACGGTGGCTGAAGCGATCTGTTATGACGGCACTCCGCACCATAGTGAACGCCACTGGGCCGTGACCAATGGATGGGTGGCCCGGGAATTCACGGTGACCTGGGACTCGGCATGTGCCCTAATTGATGCCGGGATTCCCTTTACCCTCACCACACCGTATCCGGGCGGATCCCACTTACAGGCCGTGATCGGCTATGACGCGCCACGCGGCGTGCTCCTTATTCGCGATCCCTATGAGCGCGTCTCCCGCGAGTTTGCGCAGATGTCGTTTTTTCGGACGCACGCGGCCACGGGACCGCGGGGGATGGCCCTGGTGCCCTATGAGGAACGAGAACGTCTTGACCTGCTTCTGCTCCCTGAGGCCGACCTGCATGATCTCCAGCATCAGGTTCAACAGGCACTCAGTCGGCATGATCGCGCCGTAGCCGTCGCGAGCTGCGAAGAACTCCTTCGTCGGGCACCGGAACATCGTATCACCCTTAATGTGCAGCGGAGCCTCGCGAACTATGACGGGCAGCCGGAGGAAGAACTTGAGCTGATTGAGCGGTTGCTCAAGCTCGCTCCCACAGAGATCAACCTGCGACTCTACAAATCGGAGCTTCTCCGGCGCGTCGCCGATCGGTCGACGTATCTGGCTTACCTCGAAGCACAAACTACCGGCTCCTCGCCCCATGCACTATTCACCCTCCGCTACGCCCAAGCGCTGCTCGACGATGGCCGGACCAGAGCCGAAGCCACCAGACTTGTCGAGGCCCTTCTCCGCAAATGGAATAGTGCGGAAGGCCTCAGCACGCTGGCTGATGCGCATTGGTACTCGGGAGGATACCCGAAGGCCGTGAATCTCTACCGATTAGCCGCGACGATGGAATCCACGTATGAGGGTCATGCCACCACGTACTTCCGCGCATCTCGGACCGTCAGAGAGGAAGAAACGGCTCTGACCTTCTTGCGCGATCGTGTTAGCCGTTATGGCACCTTGTCGCCTCAGCCGGCGATCACGCTGTTCCACTGTCTGTCAGATCTCCATCGGACGCAGGAGGCGATGGGCGTGCGAGATCAGGCACTCGACGCTCACCCAGAAGACGGCGCCTTGCTGTTAATGGCGGCTCGTTCAGCCCTCGACACCGGCGATAGCGCACAGGCTGGTTCCTTTCTCCAACGTGCGCGTGCCTGCTGCCGGCAGACAGAGTGGGTGCATACGGCGGCACAGATTCAAGAGCATCAAGGAGATCTTGCCGGCGCCCGCTCGCTCTGGAAAGAGTTGGTTACGAGCGAACCCTTCGATCTCAAGGCGCAACGAGCGCTGGTTCGTCTCACAGCTGACCTCGAAGGCCGTGCTACGGCGATTAGCTACTTACGGGCAGTCGTCAGCTGGTTTCCTCACCATCAGGGCTTGAACGAACTGCTCGCCGAATGGCTCGATGAGGCTCCCCTGAGTGAGCAGGAAGCTGCCCTGTGCCAACTGCTGACCATCAGTCCGACGAATGCCTGGGGACGGCGTCAACTCGCCATGACGCTGGCCCAGCAGGGTCGGTTTGATGAGGCCAGGGCGGAAAGCCAGCAAGCCTATGAACTCGCGCCGGATGTCGTGCCCTGGTACAGCACTCGCGGGTATATCGAACTACTCGCTGGACAACTCGTCGACGCTCAAGCCCATTTTCGCGCGGCGCTTCGTCGGTCTATCGATTCGGACTATGCCCTCACGAAACTGATCGAGGCCTGCAGTACGCGGGATGAGCGCCGTGACGCCTTACGGTTCGTTGTGGAGGAATTCACGCGGCAGGTCATCGTCGGGGACTCTCTCCTGACCTTCCAGCAGGCAGCCAGAGGGACCTTCGAACCCGACGAGCTCACGGAGATGCTCGAAGACGCGCGGCGCGTGCGGCCAGACCTCTGGCAAACCTGGGTGGCCTGTATCCGGCAGCATCTTGATCGGCAGCAGTACGATTCCGCGCACGATCTCTGCCTGCAGGCGATCGCTAAATTTCCTCTTCTTCCGCGAGTGCACGTCGAGCTCGCGGAGGTGGCTAAACGGATGGGTGATCGCCTGGCTGAGCGGACCGCCTTGCACGAGGCCTTGCGGCTCAATCCTGCCTGGGGCGCTGCGACCACGAAACTGGCAGAGTCGTTTGAGGCGGACGGGGATTTCAACGCGTCGCGAGCCTGCTTGGAGCGAGCGATTCGGCACGCGCCGACCGAGGGGGTGTTACATGGCTATCTGGGCTCCACCCTCTGGCGGCTCGAGGCCCGAGAAGAGGCCATCACGCATATCCAGCAGGCGGTCAGACTCTATATTGGATACGACTGGGCTTGGGATCGTTTGGGCGACTATTGCGCCACGGTCGAGCGCCCACACGTGCCGCTCGAGCTGGCGCGCGGTCTCGCCGCGGAACGCCCGGGAGAGCCCCTCGCATGGATGGCGGTGGCCCGGGTCACTGAGGATGTGGAGGAAAAGCTGGCGGCCCTCGAGCGAGCCATTCATCTCGCACCCTTCACGCTGGCGGCCCATCTCGTCAAGGTGGAGACCCTGATCGCGGAGCAACGCTATGAGGATGCACTCATGGCCTTACGCACGACGGCCTGGGGTGCTCGTCCCCCCGTGGCTCTGCGCATCAAGGAGCCGAGTGTGCTGGCGGCACGGGGAGATAAAGAGGCGGCGCTGGCTACACTCCAGGACATCTTGTGTGAAGAACCCGACTATGCGCCGGGCTGGGAAGTATTGGCTGATTGGCAAGCGGAACGGGAAGACTATCCCGCCTACCTCGAAGCGGCTCGCGCTCTGCATCGGCTCGATCCCGACAGTCCCTATGCCTTAGGCTATCTCGCACACGCCCTTCTGAATGCCGAACCGGAGACGGATGTCCGTCCCTATCTCCGGCGCGCGCTTCAGCTCAAGTCCGACTATGTGTACGGCGCGCAGCTGCTCTTCGACCTGGAGCTCCAAGCTAAAGCCTATGAGGCTGCCGACGCTGTATTGACAACGTTGCGGACGCACGTCAATTCCGCGGAAACGCGTCTCCGCGGTCTGCGCTTGGCGCTCGCTTGCGGCCAACGCGAAGAGATTTTCCAGGTGTTCGAGAACCTGTGGTCAACCGAGGACGACATCGAGATCTATCGCGAGGCGCTGGAGCTGTTGGACTCAGCGGGTTGGAGGCATGAAACGACGGCCGCGTTGGAGCGTCTTGTGCTGGAGCCGACGGTCAATCCCGTCGTCGGGACGCTCTGGGTGGAGCGACGCGATCTGATGTTGTTGACCCTGCAGCGGTTCCGTGGCTTTGACCGGGTACTTCACAATGGTGCGGCTGGGCAATTGGCAGCGCAAGCGATGCTGCAACGGTTCGCCGACAGCGACGCCTCGTCAGCGGTCCAGCGTCTGCTGCGGCACCACGGTTCCACACTGGCCCGTGATGAGACGACCCATGGACTGATGGCCTACGCCCTGATCATGACGAACGCGTCGCGTGATGTGGTGCAGTGGTTTGGAGACTGGCGGCAACGATCAGGGTCTCCTGCATGGGCATTCCTGAATCTCGCCTGTGCCTTTCGAGACATGGGACAGTATGAGGACGCCCATAATGTGAGCCGTCATGCCTTGAGCCTCAAGGAAGATCACACCTTTCCCGAGCACCGAACGTGGTTGGCCTATGACGCTGCGCGCGACGGAGACTACGGGCAAGCCCAAGCTCTCTTAGCACTGATCGAAGGGAAGTCGGTCAGTCGCTATTACCAGTTCGTCATCGCCGCCGCCCGCTTTCATCTGGTGGCCGGGACTCAGACGGGAAACGGACACAGGCGGGAGCTCAAGAGTGCCTATCGAGAGGTGCGGCGCGCATGGCGATGGCGCTACATCTCTCTGAAGGCCTTGCTCCAGATCCGATGGCACGCCTGCAAAACCTATCAACGTGTCCGTTTCCGCTAA
- a CDS encoding TIR domain-containing protein, giving the protein MGTVHVKTVSVSYSHCDSDFVDRLILDLRVSEISATYDKWFVNVGDSIIEKIVQAVTNADGVIAINDADCLRKYLSRFGLEWSQLSVTAF; this is encoded by the coding sequence ATGGGAACCGTGCATGTGAAAACGGTATCCGTTAGCTATTCCCATTGTGACTCCGACTTCGTCGATCGGTTGATCCTTGATCTTCGGGTATCGGAAATTTCTGCGACGTATGACAAATGGTTTGTGAACGTTGGTGACTCCATTATCGAGAAGATAGTCCAGGCTGTGACCAATGCAGATGGGGTGATTGCCATCAACGATGCTGACTGTCTGCGAAAGTACCTCTCGCGATTTGGGCTGGAATGGAGTCAACTTTCCGTTACGGCTTTCTGA